In the Hyphomonadaceae bacterium BL14 genome, one interval contains:
- a CDS encoding esterase-like activity of phytase family protein — protein sequence MMHLKPLWLAGALALTAACGAQAGDTRSEERAVMIEAVSVPLYPDDPERRDAGALIYRGGLALTSPDPAFGGFSALELSADGTRLLAISDRGQWLVADIIHDADGAPLALDNARMAPLRDFDGAPLEGRWADAEGLAHWSDGVYLVSFERHHRVESYILGEDWSLIGSANATRLPPPPGADDLPDNGSLEALAVQSGFAWVGVEYPQGITGVHTVFRYDLSDPGAQATGHRVQLAPGFGLVAFAELGDGQLLAVQRFWRRDVGNRIRISRITEAAILDPRNRPAGELLAEITPDMTVDNIEAAAVVTVDGRQRLYLISDDNFSATQRTLLMSFDLPE from the coding sequence ATGATGCACCTCAAGCCCCTGTGGCTGGCCGGCGCGCTGGCGCTGACGGCGGCGTGCGGCGCGCAAGCGGGCGATACGCGAAGCGAAGAGCGCGCGGTCATGATCGAGGCGGTCTCCGTCCCGCTCTATCCCGATGATCCCGAGCGCCGCGATGCAGGCGCGCTCATCTATCGCGGCGGGCTCGCCCTGACGTCCCCCGATCCCGCCTTTGGCGGGTTTTCAGCGCTGGAGCTCAGCGCTGACGGCACGCGCCTGCTGGCCATCTCCGATCGCGGGCAATGGCTTGTCGCCGACATCATCCATGACGCGGACGGCGCGCCGCTGGCGCTGGATAATGCCCGCATGGCACCCTTGCGTGATTTCGACGGCGCGCCTTTGGAGGGCCGCTGGGCCGACGCTGAAGGCCTCGCCCATTGGTCGGACGGCGTGTATCTCGTCAGCTTTGAACGTCATCACCGGGTGGAATCCTATATATTGGGCGAGGACTGGTCGCTGATCGGCTCGGCCAACGCCACCCGCCTGCCCCCGCCGCCGGGGGCGGATGATCTGCCTGACAACGGCTCTCTGGAAGCCCTCGCCGTCCAGTCGGGCTTCGCCTGGGTGGGGGTGGAATATCCGCAAGGCATTACCGGCGTTCACACGGTCTTCCGCTACGATCTCTCCGATCCGGGCGCGCAGGCGACCGGGCACCGCGTCCAGCTGGCGCCGGGCTTCGGGCTGGTGGCGTTTGCTGAGCTGGGCGATGGGCAGCTCCTGGCCGTGCAGCGCTTCTGGCGGCGCGATGTGGGCAATCGCATCCGCATCAGCCGCATAACCGAAGCCGCCATCCTCGATCCGCGCAACCGCCCGGCGGGTGAGCTGCTGGCCGAGATCACGCCTGACATGACGGTCGACAATATCGAAGCCGCCGCCGTGGTGACCGTCGATGGCCGTCAGCGCCTCTACCTCATCTCCGATGACAATTTCAGCGCCACCCAGCGCACGCTGCTGATGAGCTTTGATCTGCCGGAGTAG
- a CDS encoding ATP-binding cassette domain-containing protein, with amino-acid sequence MTEYALEVSGLTKSFGGQPAVRDVSFRAARGEITGFLGPNGAGKTTTLRMSLGVIAPDSGTARLFGRTPDAAGMDRVGFLPEERGVYRKMTAEAVIVFFARLKGVPAGEARRRARAYLERFGLADAGRKKIKELSKGMAQKVQIIAAIVHEPDFIILDEPFSGLDPVNQSLLEQVIREQAEAGRTVLFSTHVMEHAERLCDRIILMARGQKVFDGTVEEALARVPRQILLGAPANCDLPGVLGAFGTLERVGEDGGEDDGGVLWRLVLAPGADAQGVLRALVDAGVRLTRFEPRRAHLHDAFVALVGEEAAGPAQPARQEA; translated from the coding sequence ATGACCGAATACGCCCTTGAGGTGAGCGGCCTGACCAAGAGCTTTGGCGGCCAGCCAGCGGTGCGCGACGTGTCGTTCCGCGCCGCGCGCGGAGAGATTACCGGCTTTCTGGGCCCCAATGGCGCGGGCAAGACCACCACGCTGCGCATGTCGCTGGGTGTGATCGCACCCGATTCGGGCACGGCGCGTCTGTTCGGCCGCACACCCGACGCAGCGGGCATGGACCGGGTGGGCTTTCTGCCTGAAGAGCGCGGCGTGTACCGCAAGATGACCGCCGAAGCCGTGATCGTGTTCTTCGCACGGCTCAAAGGCGTGCCGGCCGGCGAGGCGCGCAGGCGTGCGCGCGCCTATCTGGAACGCTTTGGCCTCGCCGACGCAGGGCGCAAAAAGATCAAGGAATTGTCCAAGGGCATGGCCCAGAAAGTCCAGATCATCGCTGCCATCGTGCACGAGCCGGACTTCATCATTCTCGACGAGCCGTTTTCCGGCCTCGATCCGGTCAACCAGTCGCTGCTGGAACAGGTGATCCGCGAACAGGCTGAGGCCGGACGCACAGTCCTGTTCTCCACCCATGTGATGGAGCATGCCGAGCGCCTGTGCGACCGGATCATATTGATGGCGCGCGGACAGAAGGTCTTTGACGGCACGGTGGAAGAGGCGCTGGCCCGCGTGCCGCGCCAGATCCTGCTCGGTGCGCCGGCCAACTGCGATCTGCCGGGCGTGCTGGGCGCATTCGGCACGCTGGAGCGGGTGGGGGAGGACGGTGGCGAGGACGACGGCGGCGTCTTGTGGCGGCTGGTGCTGGCACCGGGCGCAGATGCCCAGGGCGTGCTGCGCGCGCTGGTGGATGCAGGCGTGCGCCTGACCCGGTTCGAGCCGCGCCGCGCCCATCTGCATGATGCCTTCGTCGCCCTGGTGGGCGAAGAAGCCGCCGGTCCCGCCCAACCCGCCCGTCAGGAGGCCTGA
- a CDS encoding ABC transporter permease, producing MRAILLIARREYLSYVATWGFWLSLLAVPAFAAIGAGVPALIQGSQPVRYFSVIDETGRGVDDMIRARLDSERRGAVRERLEIMARASAGDETARAALEAFDADAEGLGGLDNAMAAAGLESARGVLTAGSSRRFLVEAPGATLDDLRPYLTGESTVTTPEGERPLFAVFVMRPHPERGIAIDYVSANLTSTGLRSDITVFVRDFLRRDALETRGLSALEANALLTLSPEVTTLDARPGAAVDAEVTTADRAPYVVAVVIAFILWLAVFSVANMLLTSLIEEKGGKIIEVLMSTARFQDILIGKLAGVAAMSFTLFAVWGVVGTGLTVFAGTALSGADPRMMEVIGAAADPQLLLAAFIFFMAGYLMFGAIFLALGSLCDTLQDAQTLMGPVIWMLILPILFLFFSLEASDSLVVRAASWVPLWTPFLMMARLPSDPPLWELLGSGALMLITTALVLWGAGMVFRQGALGQANADSFKRWFRFGRGRKTAD from the coding sequence ATGCGCGCCATTTTGCTGATCGCCCGGCGGGAATACCTGTCTTACGTCGCCACCTGGGGCTTCTGGCTGTCCTTGCTGGCGGTGCCCGCCTTCGCGGCCATCGGTGCGGGCGTGCCCGCCCTGATCCAGGGCTCGCAGCCTGTGCGCTATTTCTCGGTCATCGACGAAACCGGGCGGGGCGTGGACGACATGATCCGGGCGCGCCTGGATTCCGAGCGCCGTGGTGCGGTGCGCGAACGGCTGGAGATCATGGCGCGTGCCAGCGCAGGCGATGAGACTGCCCGCGCCGCGCTGGAGGCGTTCGACGCCGATGCCGAGGGTCTGGGCGGACTGGACAACGCCATGGCTGCTGCGGGCCTGGAAAGCGCGCGCGGCGTGCTGACCGCCGGATCCTCACGGCGCTTTCTGGTCGAGGCACCCGGTGCCACGCTGGACGATTTACGCCCCTATCTGACAGGCGAATCCACCGTCACCACACCCGAGGGCGAGCGCCCGCTGTTTGCGGTTTTCGTCATGCGGCCGCACCCGGAGCGCGGGATTGCCATTGATTACGTGTCGGCCAATCTGACCAGCACGGGCCTGCGCAGCGACATCACCGTTTTCGTGAGGGACTTCCTGCGCCGCGACGCGCTGGAGACCCGCGGCCTGAGCGCACTGGAAGCCAATGCGCTGCTGACCCTGAGCCCCGAGGTAACGACGCTGGACGCCAGGCCCGGAGCCGCCGTGGACGCGGAGGTGACCACGGCCGACCGCGCGCCCTATGTGGTGGCGGTGGTGATCGCGTTTATCCTGTGGCTGGCCGTGTTCTCGGTGGCCAATATGCTGCTCACCAGCCTGATAGAGGAAAAGGGCGGCAAGATCATTGAAGTGCTCATGTCCACGGCGCGATTCCAGGACATCCTGATCGGCAAGCTGGCCGGGGTGGCGGCCATGTCCTTCACCCTGTTTGCGGTGTGGGGCGTGGTGGGCACAGGGCTGACCGTGTTCGCCGGGACCGCCCTTTCCGGGGCCGATCCGCGCATGATGGAGGTGATCGGCGCTGCCGCCGATCCGCAGCTCCTGCTTGCGGCGTTCATCTTCTTCATGGCCGGCTATCTGATGTTCGGGGCGATTTTCCTGGCGCTGGGATCGCTGTGCGACACGCTGCAGGACGCCCAGACCCTGATGGGTCCGGTGATCTGGATGCTGATCCTGCCGATCCTGTTCTTGTTCTTCTCGCTGGAGGCGTCCGACTCTCTGGTGGTTCGCGCCGCCAGCTGGGTGCCGCTGTGGACGCCTTTCCTGATGATGGCCCGCCTGCCTTCGGACCCGCCGCTCTGGGAGCTTTTGGGGTCGGGCGCGCTGATGCTGATCACCACAGCCCTGGTGCTGTGGGGCGCGGGGATGGTGTTCCGTCAGGGCGCGCTGGGTCAGGCCAATGCCGACAGCTTCAAGCGCTGGTTCCGCTTCGGCCGAGGCCGCAAGACCGCGGACTGA
- a CDS encoding glycosyltransferase family 1 protein: MDDSPLRILVVTDAWEPQVNGVVRTLSRTVDECRAMGHEVEVIHPGLGFRTIPLPTYPDIKLALGARDDLEARFKAFEPEAIHIATEGTLGHVARRICLSWKLPFSTSYHTQFPEYVHARFPFIPLSAGYAFMRRFHNAGNRLMVATPTMRDELSKRGFNNITPWTRGVDTVLFHPEKRHMDGESVYAGLEGPIFVYIGRVAVEKNIEAFLKTDLPGTKVVVGPGPQLDELKRKYPKVVFPGSKSGVELARYFADADVMVFPSFTDTFGLVILESMACGTPVAAYIAPGPKDIIPGSGAGAVHDDLRTACLDALTMDRARCREYAEGFSWRACAEEFVRNLKPQPRPERKRFWRRLRRLRRRG, from the coding sequence ATGGACGATTCGCCGCTGCGCATTCTTGTCGTCACCGACGCCTGGGAGCCCCAGGTGAACGGCGTGGTGCGCACCCTGTCGCGTACCGTCGATGAGTGCCGGGCCATGGGTCATGAGGTGGAGGTGATCCATCCGGGTCTGGGCTTCCGCACCATTCCGCTGCCCACCTACCCCGACATCAAGCTGGCGCTGGGCGCGCGCGATGATCTTGAAGCGCGCTTCAAGGCGTTTGAGCCCGAGGCCATCCATATCGCCACCGAGGGCACGCTGGGCCACGTGGCCCGGCGCATCTGCCTGTCGTGGAAACTGCCCTTCTCCACCAGCTATCACACCCAGTTTCCCGAATATGTGCACGCGCGCTTCCCGTTCATTCCCCTGTCGGCGGGCTACGCCTTCATGCGGCGCTTTCACAATGCCGGTAACCGGCTGATGGTGGCCACGCCCACCATGCGTGACGAGCTGTCCAAGCGTGGCTTCAACAACATCACGCCCTGGACGCGCGGCGTGGACACCGTGCTTTTCCACCCGGAAAAGCGCCACATGGACGGTGAAAGCGTCTATGCCGGGCTGGAGGGTCCGATCTTTGTCTATATCGGCCGTGTGGCGGTGGAAAAGAATATCGAGGCCTTCCTCAAAACCGATCTGCCCGGCACCAAGGTTGTCGTCGGGCCGGGACCGCAGCTGGACGAGCTCAAGCGCAAATATCCCAAAGTGGTCTTCCCCGGATCAAAGTCCGGCGTGGAGCTGGCGCGCTATTTTGCGGACGCCGATGTCATGGTGTTCCCAAGCTTTACCGACACGTTCGGCCTGGTGATTCTGGAATCCATGGCCTGCGGCACGCCAGTGGCAGCCTATATCGCGCCGGGTCCCAAGGACATCATCCCCGGGTCGGGCGCGGGCGCGGTCCATGATGATCTGCGCACGGCATGCCTCGACGCCCTGACCATGGACCGGGCCCGGTGCCGGGAATACGCCGAAGGCTTCTCCTGGCGCGCCTGCGCGGAAGAGTTTGTGCGCAATCTCAAGCCCCAGCCCCGGCCCGAGCGCAAACGCTTCTGGCGGCGCTTGCGGCGCCTGCGCCGGCGTGGCTGA
- the putA gene encoding bifunctional proline dehydrogenase/L-glutamate gamma-semialdehyde dehydrogenase PutA, with amino-acid sequence MAVSAARADLRPAAIDWDGLDALKYADEREAARRIDAQVGLNTDARARVGKAAVGLVEHARKARRTAGLMESFLQEFGLSNKEGLALMCLAEALLRVPDAKTADALIAEKLGSGAWAEHAWKSDNWLVNASTLGLMLTGSLMDVEPAAQRDPAGYFRRLTGRVGEPVIRSAVRQAMRILGEQFVLGRTMAGALKRGRAWKSAGGIKPLFSFDMLGEAARTDADARRYHERYMGAIAAVAAKRQDGPVEGEDGVSVKLSALHPRYSAVKLADVMDALYPKLLEQAEAARAADIGFCLDAEEADRLVLSLKILERLAHEPSLAGWNGLGLAVQAYQKRAHAVIERLIALADASGRRLMVRLVKGAYWDTEIKHAQMAGHEDFPVWSTKPATDLNFLACARLMLEARGAIYGQFATHNAHTLAAVRALAAEAGQSEYEFQRLHGMGEPLYDAAAEAYDDLARVRVYAPVGSHEDLLPYLVRRLLENGANTSFVHSFLDPDVPAEDVARGPFAAAATLDRHPFIPAPPALYGESRINAAGVDLSQASVRARLAEAQKSFDAGAPWPCGPIIRGEAVTGGGITLCSPADFAFAVAQVRDAGEADITRALDAARAAQPGWDQRGGANRAEILRDMADALEAETDRLIALMTRETGKTLADGVAEVREAVDFLRYYAAEAETKFAAPVRLPGPAGETNHLGLAGRGVFVCISPWNFPLAIFTGELSAALAAGNTVLAKPAEQSPLIAFEAVKIFLKAGLPADVLHLLPGDGRVGAALTGLEDIDGVAFTGSTQVARLINRALAAKDGPIVPLIAETGGLNAMFVDTSALKEQVIDDTIHSAFGSAGQRCSAMRLIILPQESADGLIEGLKGAMDALQLGDPSDPATDIGPVIDADAVAMLDAHLDAITGAGARLLHRAPLDAGVKAKGLFFAPALVEIDTLDQITEEKFGPVLHVLRYKRADLPAIAAQLAAKRYGLTLGVHSRLERFMEMVRAAVPAGNVYVNRSMIGAVVGVQPFGGEGLSGTGPKAGGPNYLVRFAAERVITINIAAQGGDPELLSL; translated from the coding sequence ATGGCTGTATCCGCTGCTCGCGCAGACCTGCGCCCCGCCGCCATCGATTGGGATGGCCTTGACGCCCTGAAATACGCCGATGAGCGCGAGGCGGCGCGCCGGATCGACGCTCAGGTCGGCCTCAATACCGACGCCCGGGCACGGGTGGGCAAGGCGGCGGTCGGACTGGTGGAGCATGCCCGCAAGGCGCGGCGCACCGCGGGGCTGATGGAGAGCTTTCTTCAGGAGTTCGGCCTGTCCAACAAGGAGGGGCTGGCCCTGATGTGCCTGGCCGAGGCGCTGCTGCGCGTGCCGGACGCCAAGACCGCCGACGCCCTGATCGCCGAGAAGCTGGGGTCAGGCGCCTGGGCCGAGCATGCCTGGAAATCGGACAACTGGCTGGTCAACGCCTCCACGCTGGGCCTGATGCTCACCGGATCGCTGATGGATGTGGAGCCGGCCGCGCAGCGCGATCCGGCGGGCTATTTCCGCCGCCTCACCGGCCGGGTGGGGGAGCCGGTGATCCGCAGCGCCGTGCGTCAGGCCATGCGCATTCTGGGCGAGCAGTTTGTGCTGGGCCGCACCATGGCGGGCGCCCTCAAGCGCGGGCGGGCGTGGAAAAGCGCGGGCGGCATCAAACCGCTGTTCAGCTTTGACATGCTGGGCGAGGCCGCCCGCACGGACGCCGACGCCCGGCGCTATCACGAGCGCTATATGGGCGCCATCGCGGCGGTGGCGGCCAAGCGTCAGGACGGGCCGGTTGAGGGTGAGGACGGGGTCAGCGTCAAGCTGTCCGCCCTGCATCCGCGCTATAGTGCGGTGAAGCTGGCCGATGTGATGGACGCGCTTTACCCCAAACTGCTGGAACAGGCTGAAGCGGCGCGCGCGGCCGATATCGGTTTCTGCCTGGACGCAGAAGAAGCCGACCGTCTGGTGCTGTCGCTGAAAATTCTGGAGCGTCTGGCGCACGAGCCGTCACTGGCGGGCTGGAACGGGCTGGGTCTGGCGGTGCAGGCCTACCAGAAGCGCGCCCACGCGGTGATCGAGCGCCTGATCGCGCTGGCTGACGCCAGCGGGCGGCGGCTGATGGTGCGCCTGGTCAAGGGCGCCTATTGGGACACCGAGATCAAGCACGCCCAGATGGCCGGTCATGAGGATTTTCCGGTCTGGTCCACCAAGCCGGCCACCGATCTCAATTTCCTGGCCTGCGCGCGGCTCATGCTGGAAGCGCGCGGCGCCATCTATGGCCAGTTCGCCACCCATAACGCCCATACGCTGGCCGCTGTGCGCGCACTGGCGGCCGAGGCCGGGCAGAGTGAATACGAATTCCAGCGCCTGCACGGGATGGGCGAGCCGCTCTATGACGCGGCAGCCGAAGCCTATGACGATCTCGCCCGCGTGCGGGTCTATGCGCCGGTGGGCAGTCATGAGGATTTGCTCCCCTATCTGGTACGCCGCCTGCTGGAGAACGGTGCCAATACCTCCTTCGTGCACAGCTTCCTGGACCCCGACGTGCCGGCCGAAGACGTCGCCAGAGGCCCGTTCGCGGCCGCCGCGACGCTGGATCGCCATCCCTTCATCCCCGCCCCGCCGGCACTCTATGGCGAGAGCCGGATCAATGCTGCGGGCGTGGATCTGAGCCAAGCCAGCGTGCGGGCCCGTTTGGCCGAGGCCCAGAAGAGTTTTGACGCCGGTGCACCGTGGCCCTGCGGCCCCATCATCAGAGGCGAGGCGGTGACCGGCGGCGGCATCACGCTGTGCAGTCCTGCCGATTTCGCCTTCGCGGTGGCGCAGGTGCGTGATGCGGGCGAGGCCGATATCACCCGCGCCCTGGACGCCGCCCGCGCCGCCCAGCCCGGCTGGGACCAGCGGGGGGGTGCCAATCGCGCCGAAATCCTGCGCGACATGGCCGATGCGCTGGAGGCGGAGACCGACCGGCTGATCGCCCTGATGACACGCGAAACCGGCAAGACGCTGGCCGATGGCGTGGCCGAAGTGCGCGAGGCGGTGGATTTCCTGCGCTATTATGCGGCCGAAGCCGAGACCAAGTTCGCCGCCCCGGTGCGCCTGCCCGGACCGGCGGGGGAGACCAATCATCTGGGCCTGGCGGGGCGGGGCGTGTTCGTGTGCATCAGCCCGTGGAATTTTCCGCTGGCGATCTTCACCGGCGAGCTCTCTGCCGCGCTGGCCGCGGGCAATACCGTGCTGGCCAAACCTGCCGAGCAGAGCCCTCTGATCGCGTTTGAAGCGGTGAAGATTTTCCTCAAAGCCGGCCTGCCCGCCGACGTACTGCACCTCCTGCCTGGCGATGGCCGGGTGGGTGCGGCGCTGACGGGGCTGGAGGATATTGACGGGGTCGCCTTCACCGGCTCCACACAGGTCGCGCGCCTGATCAACCGGGCGCTGGCCGCCAAGGACGGGCCGATCGTGCCGCTGATTGCCGAAACCGGCGGGCTGAACGCCATGTTTGTGGACACCTCGGCCCTGAAGGAACAGGTGATCGACGATACAATCCATTCCGCCTTCGGGTCGGCGGGCCAGCGCTGCTCGGCCATGCGCCTGATCATCCTGCCCCAGGAGAGCGCTGACGGGCTGATCGAGGGGCTGAAAGGGGCCATGGACGCGCTCCAGCTGGGCGATCCGTCGGACCCGGCCACCGATATCGGGCCGGTCATCGACGCTGACGCCGTGGCCATGCTGGACGCCCATCTGGACGCCATCACCGGCGCGGGCGCGCGCCTCCTGCACCGCGCGCCGCTGGACGCAGGCGTGAAGGCCAAGGGTCTGTTCTTTGCGCCGGCGCTGGTGGAGATCGACACGCTCGACCAGATCACCGAGGAGAAGTTCGGACCCGTTCTGCACGTGCTGCGCTACAAGCGCGCGGACCTGCCCGCGATCGCCGCCCAGCTGGCGGCCAAGCGCTATGGGCTGACGCTGGGCGTACACTCGCGCCTGGAGCGCTTCATGGAGATGGTGCGCGCGGCGGTGCCGGCGGGCAATGTCTATGTGAACCGGTCCATGATCGGCGCGGTGGTGGGCGTGCAGCCCTTTGGCGGCGAGGGCCTGTCGGGCACCGGCCCCAAGGCGGGCGGACCCAATTATCTGGTGCGCTTCGCGGCGGAACGGGTGATCACCATCAACATCGCCGCCCAGGGCGGAGACCCGGAATTGCTGAGCTTGTAG
- a CDS encoding type II toxin-antitoxin system VapC family toxin, producing MSVVCDTHAYVWFVTGDRKLSPAARERMINSDCWLSVVSVWEMSVKAAAGRTPGMAEIARRMARDGVGKGFSLMGVEMEDALAAGALPLHHRDPFDRMIIAQAQRRGLPVVSVDAVMDAYGLERIWRSA from the coding sequence GTGAGCGTGGTGTGCGACACCCACGCCTATGTCTGGTTCGTGACCGGGGATCGAAAACTGAGCCCGGCTGCGCGCGAGCGAATGATCAACTCGGACTGCTGGCTCAGCGTCGTGTCAGTGTGGGAAATGTCGGTCAAGGCCGCTGCCGGACGCACGCCGGGCATGGCGGAGATCGCCAGGCGCATGGCCCGCGACGGCGTCGGCAAGGGTTTTTCCCTGATGGGCGTGGAGATGGAGGATGCACTCGCGGCCGGCGCTCTGCCCTTGCATCACCGGGATCCGTTCGACCGGATGATCATCGCGCAGGCGCAGCGGCGTGGCCTGCCGGTCGTCAGCGTTGACGCGGTTATGGACGCATACGGGCTGGAGCGGATCTGGCGCAGCGCCTGA
- a CDS encoding type II toxin-antitoxin system prevent-host-death family antitoxin: protein MARTVTVHEAKTHLSRLLRAVEAGEEIIIARGDTPVARLILADPAPAPRHQPGEWSDIILTDADHEALVAPMSEEEIALWEADLEPETA from the coding sequence ATGGCCCGCACCGTCACCGTCCATGAAGCCAAAACCCATCTGTCGCGCCTCCTGCGCGCAGTGGAGGCGGGCGAGGAAATCATCATCGCCCGCGGCGACACGCCGGTGGCGCGACTGATCCTGGCAGACCCCGCCCCCGCCCCGCGCCATCAGCCGGGGGAGTGGAGCGATATCATCCTCACCGACGCCGACCATGAGGCGCTCGTCGCGCCAATGAGCGAGGAAGAGATCGCCCTGTGGGAGGCTGATCTGGAGCCCGAAACCGCGTGA